The Lysobacter capsici genome has a segment encoding these proteins:
- the purB gene encoding adenylosuccinate lyase: MSADPQTALLALSPLDGRYAGKVDALRPIFSEFGLIKARVKVEVEWLLALANEPGIVELKPFSEAAAARLRALADGLSVEDAARVKEIERTTNHDVKAVEYLIKERLKDDAELGPALEFVHFACTSEDINNLSYALMLNQARQHVLLPRLDELIQALRAMAHAHAALPMLSRTHGQTASPTTVGKELANVVARLQRQGETLAGAQMPGKINGAVGNYNAHVSAYPDIDWPVFCERFVASLGLDWQPYTTQIEPHDGIAELCDAQRRIDTICIDLCRDVWGYISLGYFKQAVKAGEIGSSTMPHKVNPIDFENAEGNFGIANALFEHFAAKLPISRWQRDLTDSTVLRALGTAFGHALIGVDALMRGLGKLSVNPERLAADLDASWEVLAEAVQTVMRRHGLPNPYEQLKALTRGQGINQASMREFIASLELPADDKQRLLAMTPGSYTGLAERLAREI; encoded by the coding sequence ATGTCCGCCGACCCCCAGACCGCTTTGCTCGCCCTGTCCCCGCTCGATGGCCGCTACGCCGGCAAGGTCGATGCGCTGCGGCCGATCTTTTCCGAATTCGGCCTGATCAAGGCCCGCGTCAAGGTCGAGGTCGAGTGGCTGCTGGCGCTGGCCAACGAGCCGGGCATCGTCGAGCTCAAGCCGTTCTCCGAGGCCGCCGCGGCGCGTCTGCGCGCGCTGGCCGACGGCTTGTCGGTCGAGGACGCGGCGCGGGTCAAGGAGATCGAGCGCACCACCAACCACGACGTCAAGGCGGTCGAGTACCTGATCAAGGAGCGGCTCAAGGACGACGCCGAGCTGGGCCCGGCGCTGGAGTTCGTGCATTTCGCCTGCACCAGCGAGGACATCAACAACCTCAGCTACGCGCTGATGCTCAACCAGGCCCGCCAGCACGTGCTGCTGCCGCGGCTGGACGAACTGATCCAGGCCCTGCGCGCTATGGCCCACGCCCACGCCGCGCTGCCGATGCTGTCGCGCACCCACGGCCAGACCGCGTCGCCGACCACGGTCGGCAAGGAACTGGCCAACGTGGTCGCGCGCCTGCAACGCCAGGGCGAGACCCTGGCCGGCGCGCAGATGCCGGGCAAGATCAACGGCGCGGTCGGCAACTACAACGCCCACGTTTCGGCTTATCCCGATATCGACTGGCCGGTGTTCTGCGAGCGTTTCGTCGCCTCGCTGGGCCTGGATTGGCAGCCCTACACCACCCAGATCGAACCGCACGACGGCATCGCCGAGCTGTGCGACGCGCAGCGCCGGATCGATACGATCTGCATCGACCTGTGCCGCGACGTGTGGGGCTATATCTCGCTGGGGTATTTCAAGCAGGCGGTCAAGGCCGGCGAAATCGGCAGCTCGACCATGCCGCACAAGGTCAACCCGATCGACTTCGAAAACGCCGAAGGCAATTTCGGCATCGCCAACGCGCTGTTCGAGCACTTCGCCGCCAAGCTGCCGATCAGCCGCTGGCAGCGCGATCTGACCGATTCGACCGTGCTGCGCGCGCTCGGCACCGCGTTCGGCCACGCCCTGATCGGCGTCGACGCGCTGATGCGCGGCCTGGGCAAGCTCAGCGTCAATCCCGAACGCCTGGCCGCCGACCTCGACGCGTCCTGGGAAGTGCTGGCCGAAGCGGTGCAAACGGTGATGCGTCGCCACGGTCTGCCGAATCCGTACGAACAGCTCAAGGCGCTGACCCGCGGCCAGGGCATCAACCAAGCCTCGATGCGCGAGTTCATCGCCTCGCTGGAGTTGCCGGCCGACGACAAGCAGCGTTTGCTGGCGATGACCCCGGGCAGCTACACCGGTTTGGCCGAGCGGTTGGCGCGCGAGATCTGA
- a CDS encoding aspartate ammonia-lyase, producing MATKSRNSAQKSARNSAPTSVEPRTKPASGRSGKPAQATATPGFRREHDSMGELSVPSDALWGAQTQRAVQNFPISGVPMPREFIRALALVKAAAAQVNGGLGLLDAGVAKAIGAAAAQVADGRFDAHFPIDVYQTGSGTSSNMNANEVIATLASRAGKHAIHPNDHVNLGQSSNDVIPTTIRVSAQLAVVESLLPALAHLRKTIGKRAKELAGTTKTGRTHLMDAMPLTFGQEFDTWAAQLDSAQARIEDSLKRLRRLPIGGTAIGTGINADPRFGKAMAKALSAATSTRFESAANKFEGLAAQDDAVELSGQLSALAVALTKIANDLRWMNSGPLAGLGEIELPALQPGSSIMPGKVNPVIPEAMAMVCAQVIGHHAAITVAGQSGNFQLNVMLPLIAYDLLDSIRLLGNAMRLLADSAIAGLRAREAHVREALDRNPILVTALNPLIGYEKAAAIAKQAYKEGRPVLEVAIEVTGLPEKQLRRLLDPARLTRGGIQAGGGGGGGG from the coding sequence ATGGCGACTAAATCCCGCAATTCGGCGCAGAAATCCGCCAGGAACTCGGCTCCGACCTCGGTCGAGCCCCGGACCAAGCCGGCATCCGGCAGATCCGGCAAACCCGCGCAAGCCACGGCCACGCCCGGTTTCCGCCGCGAACACGACAGCATGGGCGAGCTCAGCGTCCCTAGCGATGCCTTGTGGGGCGCGCAGACCCAGCGCGCGGTGCAGAACTTCCCGATCTCCGGCGTGCCGATGCCGCGCGAATTCATCCGCGCGCTGGCGCTGGTCAAGGCCGCTGCGGCCCAGGTCAACGGCGGGCTCGGCCTGCTCGACGCCGGCGTGGCCAAGGCCATCGGCGCGGCCGCGGCGCAGGTCGCCGACGGCCGCTTCGATGCGCATTTCCCGATCGACGTCTATCAGACCGGCTCGGGCACCTCGAGCAACATGAACGCCAACGAGGTCATCGCGACCCTGGCCTCGCGCGCGGGCAAGCACGCGATCCATCCGAACGATCACGTCAACCTGGGCCAGAGCTCGAACGACGTGATTCCGACCACGATCCGGGTGTCGGCGCAGTTGGCGGTGGTCGAATCCCTGCTGCCGGCGCTGGCGCATCTGCGCAAGACCATCGGCAAGCGGGCGAAAGAACTGGCGGGTACGACCAAGACCGGCCGCACCCATCTCATGGACGCCATGCCGCTGACGTTCGGCCAGGAGTTCGACACCTGGGCCGCGCAGCTCGATTCCGCGCAGGCGCGCATCGAAGACAGCCTCAAGCGCCTGCGCCGGCTGCCGATCGGCGGCACCGCGATCGGCACCGGCATCAACGCCGACCCGCGGTTCGGCAAGGCCATGGCCAAGGCGCTGTCGGCCGCGACCAGCACCCGCTTCGAATCGGCGGCGAACAAGTTCGAAGGCCTGGCCGCGCAGGACGATGCGGTCGAACTGTCCGGCCAGCTCAGCGCCCTGGCGGTGGCCCTGACCAAGATCGCCAACGACCTGCGCTGGATGAATTCCGGCCCGCTGGCCGGCCTGGGCGAGATCGAACTGCCGGCGCTGCAGCCGGGCAGTTCGATCATGCCCGGCAAGGTCAATCCGGTGATTCCCGAGGCGATGGCGATGGTCTGCGCGCAGGTGATCGGTCACCACGCAGCGATCACCGTGGCCGGGCAGAGCGGCAATTTCCAGCTCAACGTGATGCTGCCGCTGATCGCCTACGACCTGCTCGATTCGATCCGTCTGCTCGGCAACGCCATGCGTCTGCTCGCCGACAGCGCGATCGCCGGGTTGCGCGCGCGCGAGGCGCATGTGCGCGAGGCGCTCGACCGCAATCCGATCCTGGTCACCGCGCTCAATCCGCTGATCGGTTACGAGAAGGCCGCGGCGATCGCCAAACAGGCCTATAAGGAAGGTCGGCCGGTGCTGGAGGTGGCGATCGAGGTCACCGGGCTGCCGGAGAAACAGCTGCGCCGCCTGCTCGATCCGGCCCGGCTGACCCGCGGCGGCATCCAGGCCGGTGGCGGCGGTGGCGGGGGCGGTTGA
- a CDS encoding TonB-dependent receptor gives MAMSAVVAQAAQAQQSADAPTAAAAESADKDPTTLGAVVVSGTRASIQKSQALKQDAIGTVDAVSAEDVGKFPDQNVADSLQRIAGVSVDRSGGESRFITVRGFGPEFNTVLLNGRTMATENAGREFSFDVLPSELISTAEVFKTSQANLSEGGIGATVNIKTRRPLDDKGLHVAGSVSAVRDSLSGETKPKFSGLISDTNADGTFGALLGVVRYQRDHTSEVIDDEGWLTGGNGINGVSGLNNVAVPRTLQYKVNQEQRTRTGVNAAIDWLPSENVRVGVDAMYSKYEIDSKVNAFGLYTDPADVQQASVDANGTATSFVRRNTGGLANDHIVSSSPRNSVNQQLGVNVAWQVGEQTSLDFDGSYSKAEENSGGKGYFMVMGARNVGVNPTWSLNPGAFPSYSNLLPTTDTSDLRAHFVDREGDNRSDELYEGKVSLTRNFIEGTLSQLQFGISGSKRTKDSVTVRTSDSDLNCAYCGYAVRLPSELASVFNAGSLVNGVSTGAPTQWLTFDPQRYFDFLSSPAAYNQFAPGGEFYDPNDPGRAQRIADALQKYGGFRAMPVPQSQWLVEEKSYAAFAQATLENTFYDMPWTLNLGIRFVKTDAVSRAVSSQVESITGTPGDPTNAQVHFTPPIPISRSASYNDWLPSLNFRINLRENVVLRASASDTLTRPTLTSLRISEDIGVRPPGPGSINTGNIDLKPYKARNYDLGAEWYFNDTSYLGLAGFYKKVENFVTNVTRPTTIQGYPFMETLPVNANTAVVKGAELSFQYTFDRLPAPFDGLGLQANYTYVDSKQSFDPSIATGQFAVVGLANSGNLIVFYEKGRVGFRAAYNWRDEYLSAVRGSQGEPTTVKPYGQIDLSANFKLNDNVSLFAEATNVNDETEAAYSRYESRPQWVAANGRALSFGIRGSW, from the coding sequence ATGGCGATGTCCGCCGTCGTCGCCCAGGCCGCGCAAGCGCAGCAATCCGCCGATGCGCCGACCGCCGCGGCGGCCGAAAGCGCCGACAAAGACCCGACCACGCTCGGCGCGGTGGTGGTCAGCGGCACCCGCGCGAGCATCCAGAAATCGCAGGCGCTCAAGCAGGACGCCATCGGCACCGTCGATGCGGTGTCGGCCGAGGACGTGGGCAAGTTCCCCGATCAGAACGTCGCCGACTCGCTGCAGCGCATCGCCGGCGTATCGGTGGACCGCTCCGGCGGCGAATCGCGCTTCATCACCGTGCGCGGCTTCGGGCCGGAGTTCAACACCGTGCTGCTCAACGGCCGGACCATGGCGACCGAGAACGCCGGGCGCGAATTCAGCTTCGACGTGCTGCCGTCGGAACTGATCAGCACCGCCGAGGTGTTCAAGACCTCGCAGGCCAATCTCAGCGAAGGCGGCATCGGCGCGACGGTCAACATCAAGACCCGGCGTCCGCTCGACGATAAGGGCCTGCACGTCGCCGGCAGCGTGTCGGCCGTGCGCGACAGCCTGTCGGGCGAAACCAAGCCTAAGTTCTCCGGCCTGATCAGCGACACCAACGCCGACGGCACCTTCGGCGCCTTGCTCGGGGTGGTGCGCTACCAGCGCGATCACACCAGCGAGGTGATCGACGACGAAGGCTGGTTGACCGGCGGCAACGGCATCAACGGCGTGAGCGGCCTGAACAACGTCGCCGTGCCGCGCACCCTGCAATACAAGGTCAACCAGGAACAGCGCACCCGCACCGGCGTGAACGCGGCGATCGACTGGCTGCCGAGCGAGAACGTGCGGGTGGGCGTGGACGCCATGTACTCCAAGTACGAGATCGATTCGAAGGTCAACGCCTTCGGCCTGTACACCGACCCCGCCGACGTCCAGCAGGCCAGCGTCGATGCCAACGGCACCGCCACTTCGTTCGTCCGCCGCAACACCGGCGGGCTGGCCAACGATCACATCGTCTCGTCGAGCCCGCGCAACTCCGTCAACCAACAGCTCGGCGTCAACGTCGCCTGGCAGGTCGGCGAGCAGACCTCGCTGGACTTCGACGGCTCCTATTCCAAGGCCGAGGAAAACAGCGGCGGCAAGGGCTATTTCATGGTGATGGGCGCGCGCAATGTCGGCGTGAATCCGACCTGGAGTCTCAATCCCGGCGCGTTTCCGAGCTATTCCAATCTGTTGCCGACCACCGACACCTCCGACCTGCGCGCGCATTTCGTCGACCGCGAGGGCGACAACCGCAGCGACGAGCTGTACGAAGGCAAGGTCAGCCTGACCCGCAACTTCATCGAAGGCACCTTGTCGCAGTTGCAGTTCGGCATCTCCGGCTCCAAGCGGACCAAGGACAGCGTCACCGTGCGCACCTCCGACAGCGATCTGAACTGCGCGTACTGCGGTTATGCGGTGCGGCTGCCGAGCGAACTGGCCAGCGTGTTCAATGCCGGCTCGCTGGTGAACGGCGTCTCCACCGGCGCGCCGACCCAGTGGCTGACCTTCGATCCGCAGCGCTACTTCGACTTCCTGTCGAGCCCGGCGGCGTACAACCAGTTCGCGCCGGGCGGCGAGTTCTACGATCCCAACGATCCCGGCCGCGCCCAGCGCATCGCCGATGCCTTGCAGAAATACGGCGGCTTCAGGGCGATGCCGGTGCCGCAAAGCCAATGGCTGGTGGAGGAGAAGTCGTACGCGGCGTTTGCCCAGGCCACACTCGAAAATACCTTTTACGACATGCCGTGGACGCTCAACCTGGGCATCCGCTTCGTCAAGACCGATGCGGTTTCGCGCGCGGTGTCCTCGCAGGTGGAATCGATCACCGGCACGCCGGGCGATCCGACCAACGCCCAGGTGCATTTCACTCCGCCGATTCCGATCTCGCGCAGCGCCAGCTACAACGACTGGCTGCCGTCGTTGAACTTCCGCATCAATCTGCGCGAGAACGTGGTGCTGCGCGCGTCGGCGTCCGACACCCTGACCCGGCCGACCCTGACCAGCCTGCGCATCAGCGAAGACATCGGCGTGCGTCCGCCGGGCCCGGGGTCGATCAACACCGGCAACATCGATCTCAAGCCCTACAAGGCGCGCAACTACGATCTGGGCGCGGAGTGGTACTTCAACGACACCAGTTACCTAGGCCTGGCGGGCTTCTACAAGAAGGTCGAGAACTTCGTCACCAACGTGACCCGGCCGACCACGATCCAGGGCTATCCGTTCATGGAAACCCTGCCGGTCAACGCCAATACCGCCGTGGTCAAGGGCGCCGAGCTGTCGTTCCAGTACACCTTCGACCGGCTGCCGGCGCCGTTCGACGGCCTGGGCCTGCAGGCCAACTACACCTACGTCGACAGCAAGCAGAGCTTCGATCCGTCCATCGCCACCGGTCAGTTCGCGGTGGTGGGCCTGGCCAATTCGGGCAATCTGATCGTGTTCTACGAAAAGGGCCGGGTCGGTTTCCGCGCGGCCTACAACTGGCGCGACGAATACCTCTCGGCGGTGCGCGGATCGCAGGGCGAGCCGACCACGGTCAAGCCGTATGGGCAGATCGATCTGAGCGCCAATTTCAAGCTCAACGACAACGTTTCGCTATTCGCCGAGGCCACCAACGTCAACGACGAGACCGAAGCGGCGTATTCGCGCTACGAAAGCCGTCCGCAGTGGGTCGCGGCGAACGGCCGCGCGCTGTCCTTCGGTATCCGTGGATCATGGTGA
- a CDS encoding VOC family protein: MQQLINIDVPDLDAAMRFYTQAFGLHVGRRLGAEVIELLGGQAPIYLLRKPEGSAAAGDDVRRYARHWSPLHLDVVVDDLDAALRSALTAGARQEGAIRGANWGRIVQIADPFGHGWCLLQFLGRGYDEIAD; the protein is encoded by the coding sequence ATGCAGCAGCTGATCAATATCGACGTCCCCGACCTCGACGCGGCGATGCGTTTCTACACCCAGGCCTTCGGCTTGCACGTCGGGCGCAGACTGGGCGCGGAGGTGATCGAACTGCTCGGCGGACAGGCGCCGATCTATCTGTTGCGCAAACCCGAGGGCTCGGCCGCCGCGGGCGACGACGTCCGCCGCTACGCGCGGCATTGGTCGCCGCTGCATCTGGATGTGGTGGTCGACGACCTCGACGCGGCCTTGCGCAGCGCATTGACCGCCGGCGCGCGCCAAGAAGGCGCGATCCGCGGCGCGAACTGGGGCCGGATCGTGCAGATCGCCGATCCGTTCGGCCACGGTTGGTGCCTGCTGCAGTTTTTGGGACGCGGCTACGACGAGATCGCCGACTGA
- a CDS encoding YoaK family protein — MGIVLPRWVWIGTACLAAIAGMINAIGYLGYEHQAVTHLTGTTTLLGVALAHGQGRVALDLVLVALSFVFGAVLSGLIIQDSTLKLGRRYGVVLAVEAACLFAAVPLMERDVHAGVMLAAVACGLQNAMATTYSGALIRTTHLTGLFTDVGVALGHWLRGLPVGTRRVWLCLVVICGFLAGGAIGAVLFQAWSYRALYVPAMLTGITGVSYALYRHWALRRPVQGG; from the coding sequence ATGGGAATCGTACTGCCGCGGTGGGTCTGGATCGGCACGGCCTGCCTGGCCGCGATCGCCGGCATGATCAATGCCATCGGTTATCTCGGCTATGAGCACCAGGCGGTCACGCATCTGACCGGCACCACGACCTTGCTCGGGGTCGCGCTCGCTCACGGCCAGGGCCGGGTGGCGTTGGATCTGGTCCTGGTCGCGTTGTCGTTCGTGTTCGGCGCGGTGCTCAGCGGCCTGATCATCCAGGACAGCACCTTGAAGCTGGGTCGTCGCTATGGCGTGGTGCTGGCGGTGGAGGCGGCCTGTCTGTTCGCGGCGGTGCCGCTGATGGAGCGCGACGTGCATGCGGGGGTGATGCTCGCCGCGGTCGCCTGCGGCCTGCAGAATGCGATGGCCACGACCTACAGCGGCGCGCTGATCCGCACCACCCATTTGACCGGTTTGTTCACCGACGTCGGCGTCGCGCTGGGCCATTGGCTGCGCGGGCTGCCGGTCGGCACGCGACGGGTGTGGCTGTGCCTGGTGGTGATCTGCGGCTTCCTGGCCGGCGGCGCGATCGGCGCGGTGTTGTTTCAGGCGTGGAGCTACCGGGCCTTGTATGTCCCGGCGATGCTGACCGGGATCACCGGGGTGTCGTATGCGCTTTACCGGCACTGGGCGTTGCGCAGGCCCGTGCAAGGCGGGTGA
- the bla gene encoding subclass B3 metallo-beta-lactamase: MRFRTGVLAVSLVSSLLAACASAPHADKTRIATVVLPAPCSADPSWDEPTAPRHIYANTWYVGTCAISAILITSDAGHVLIDGVTDKAAPRIEANIRALGFEPEDVRYIVSSHEHLDHVGGIARLQRDTGASVVAREPAATALERGHSDRSDPQFLSVAKFPPVASVQRIGDGETLRVGPLVLTAHATPGHTAGGTSWTWSSCDGAVCRAMIYADSVTPFSDKVYRYSENAGMVAAFRNSLTTIAELPCDILLTPHPSASRLLERLDPASGVALADTNACRAYAATGTEKLDARLAKERAGRAGNVPSHEKPAPSH; this comes from the coding sequence ATGCGTTTTCGTACCGGCGTGTTGGCCGTTTCGCTCGTTTCATCGCTGCTCGCGGCCTGCGCGAGCGCGCCGCACGCCGACAAGACCCGCATCGCGACGGTCGTTCTGCCCGCGCCCTGCTCCGCCGATCCGAGCTGGGACGAGCCGACCGCGCCGCGCCACATTTACGCCAACACCTGGTATGTAGGCACCTGCGCGATCAGCGCGATCCTGATCACCTCCGACGCCGGTCACGTCCTCATCGACGGCGTTACCGACAAGGCCGCGCCGCGGATCGAGGCCAACATCCGCGCGCTAGGTTTCGAACCGGAGGACGTGCGTTACATCGTCAGTTCGCACGAACACCTCGATCACGTCGGCGGGATCGCCCGCCTGCAACGCGACACCGGCGCGAGCGTGGTCGCGCGCGAACCCGCCGCGACCGCGCTGGAACGCGGCCACAGCGATCGCAGCGATCCGCAGTTCCTGAGCGTGGCGAAGTTTCCGCCGGTCGCTTCGGTGCAACGCATCGGCGACGGCGAGACCCTGCGCGTCGGGCCGCTCGTGCTGACCGCTCACGCCACGCCGGGCCACACCGCCGGCGGCACCAGTTGGACCTGGTCCTCGTGCGACGGCGCGGTCTGCCGCGCCATGATCTACGCCGACAGCGTCACCCCGTTCTCCGACAAGGTCTATCGCTACAGCGAAAACGCCGGCATGGTCGCGGCCTTCCGCAACAGCCTGACGACCATCGCCGAGTTGCCCTGCGACATCCTGTTGACGCCGCATCCCAGCGCAAGCCGATTGCTCGAACGCCTGGACCCGGCCTCCGGCGTCGCCCTAGCCGACACCAATGCTTGCCGCGCCTACGCCGCGACCGGCACCGAGAAACTCGACGCGCGCCTCGCCAAGGAACGGGCCGGCCGGGCCGGCAACGTGCCGAGTCACGAGAAGCCCGCGCCCAGTCATTGA